caaacaggtttgagATGTTTGTTGTTCCAGAATTAATCATTAAAATCCTCTAACTatagatgataatgttttttactcatttaccTTAATGATTtcaacagtttgtttctgtttatagaATTCACAGGTGGACTTGAATCATCCGTCCTGCTGTCCTCTGAACTGTGGAAAGAAACAACACCACCATTAAACCACGAGTGGAAAACCTCCACGCACTCAGAACGGTGGGTTCCCATAACACTGTAAAACATCTTGACCAGGTCTTCAGGTACATATACACTCATTATACATGAAGAACCCAGTGAGCTTCTCTTTGTGTGTGATAGGTTGGGAGAGGTTATGGAGGGTTTTGAGTATGCATGAAATGTCAGTAGCAAAGTCATGGTGGTGTATTTGCATCCTGGGTGAAACGTGGTGGTGATGTATTCATGATGTGGGCCACACCAGCATGGCTTGGTTCTAGATCATTTCAAGCACTATTATAATAAGTCAGTTGACCTCATGTCTAGGCTTCAACCATAATtatgacaaggtcatggaaacaattTAGCTCAGACGTGATAACTGTAGCTTCTTCTGATACAGTCTGAGAGGGTTGGAGGAGGCATATAAGATGCAGGAGAGCCTTTCAGGAATGTGAAAAATATCAGGAAAAACCTATTTGGTCATAGAAGCACCACAATTGCCTTCACATTGAAGTTTTTCCAAATTTAGTGTCATCCAACCTTGTTCTAATAGGTCATAAAGGAAAGCATATCAGGGTTGTCATCCAGTATGAAGTGGgctttacagttttacagaatAACCCTTTTACCAGACTTTCCCCCCTTAGGACAATAGTTTAGGACCAATCAAACAGTTTCCaagaaaatccaaacaaaaacatttcaagatgCCTTCTGGGTAAAAAGTCATTATGAGTTCTACAAAACACCTTCAAGGATAACATTAACAAATGGAGACTAATCCACAGAGGCGGCTTCATGACCACAATAACCCAAAGACGCAACAAATACTCCCTTGAGCCAAAGCGGAAATGTAAATGTTCCAAAAATAGCAGCACTTCTAATAAACCATTGCCATTTCTTTCAAGTCCTCCCTGAAAAATGCAGGTGTGCTACTTCTCTACCAGGGCTACCCTCATCCTGCAGAGTCACTATCACACACTTCAATCATTTCACCTCCTCTGACTCATCCTCCTGGTCAACATACCTTTCAGATGTATCATGGTAACCGAAAGGAGACAGGAGATATTTTGATACAATCTTATGCCCATAGGAGGGTAAATGACGGGACTTTCATGTAATGGGAGGCAGATAGATGAAGTCACAATGAGACAGAGACAGTTCTCACCTTTTTTGGCAGAAGCCGTGGCAGGTTTTATCTGCAGGGTTGTGGCATTTACATCGCTTGGCTGAGCGGCGGCGGCGAGACATGGCACTTCCCAGGCCATAAGGGAGGAGTTTACTGTCAAAgaaaaaataccatttttagATGTGCTGAAGGCCTCAAAGAGCAGAAATGATACCTAAAGTGATTCCCTTCAGGGTCTTCAATATTCTGGAAGCCTCACCTTGGAGTGTTGACCCAGATGATGTCTAGGTGGCAGAAGTAAATACATTCTTTATCGTCCCAGCTGTTACAGGAGCAGCGTTTGGTCCTGATGTGGTTTGGATGTGGTGCCTGAATGGGCGCCTTTGTGTGGTCTGATAATGGGAGTCCACAGCCTAGAAAACATAATGGAGATTTGTTGTGTGATTGTACGGAGGGTGACTATCATACGGAATTCAAACCCCCCatttaaccaaaaataataacaatattgtGAATTCATCCCAGCTCTGAAAGTTGGTTACCAATCAAAAGATGCAAAATCTTATAATGCAGCTGCATCTTTAGTCTTtactcaataaaaatgttttgccaATGAATCAAAAACCTTTGCTCAAAATCCAAACTTTAGCAAACTAGACTAAATCTGAAagattttattaacaaaatgcACTTTAAAGAAACTTACCATCTTGCAGGACCATGCAGATGATGAACAAAGAGAGTATCTTGTACATTGTTGTCCTTTGTTGGTCCggctgagcagcagcagtcagTAAGGTGCTCTTGTTTTCAAGGCTGGAGAGCAGCAACAGGTGCTTTGTGTTCATGTCAGCCAGGAGCAACGACTTATATCCTGCTCGCCCCTCCCACCACCGTGGACTTGGCTGTTGTTACACAAGACACTCAGACTCCACCTGCCTCCCCCCTTTTCCACCTTCCTCACCACGACGACACGCAGCATTCCAACAGTGACCTTATTACTGTCAGAACCCCCACACAGACAGCTGGGTGGGTGATTATTCCCCAGCTCTGTTCTTTCACTGAAGTTCAAATATAAAGGCTAAAAGCTTTGCTGCTGCAGAGTCAGAGTGCCTGTTTAGGACAAGGTTTAGATCTAGGTGGAACTGAGTGCAATAACAAAGTTGAGACTGAAAAATGTTGTAATTTCTAAccatttctctttgttttcttgctttatttttctgttttgttttcagtttggtatttgtaaaattagatTGTCTTTATAgcaactttaaagtcttaaatcTACTGTTCATATCTTTTGAAGGAGAACTTTGTTGAACTTTGATcattattttacttgttgtaaataactccttaaactacctcagtttggaaaaataggtTAATTTGGAccagattaatgagctaatggctagtctcaGCAGGATGAAGACAAACTTCAATCTCAGAAATTTCACAGCGGTTATTTGTCAGAAGTCAGTATTCCTGCGGGTAGTGCCCCCTCCTCCTTCCAGGCTGCACTACAACTGCTACtgctagttgctgctgctgctattgcTCGTaatttaaaggcctaacatttgTTActtgttgcctttcatgccagagttttaaaataccACAGCTGATGAGGTAGACATGTCAGGCCATGAGATGGACAGATGTCCGGATGTAGCTGGAGACGGTAGAGGAAGAGATGAGCGGTTTCACATGTGCCACGCTGCTGATAGAAGAATGAAGCAGAGGGCTGTCAGCACCCCCTCCCTAGGAGGAGGTCGAACACAAACAGTCCCTCTGCGTGCAACAGTTTGACCTTCAGCCGAATGCCTCATCAGCTCTGATGCACATGAGCGTCTGATAGGTGGAAATAGAGAGATTTCAAGGAATTTGTAATGAAATATATGAATCAGAGGGCAGTGGCAGATgataactgtatttttaaatccaaaaatcAGCATCTTTGAAGTACAAAAAGAGacttttaagaataaaacagcCTATTCCCTAAATATATGATTGATGCAAAGTATTGCAATTGATTTTGATTGATGTAATAATGCATTCAGTACCTTCCTACACCTTTGTTAAAATGGAAGGTTTtagaaaatgtgcattttataaACAGctcttataaataaaatgatgtggAGCTTAACTTTGAATGAAGAGACTCTCATTCACCcatttcttttacccactttcCATTCAGGGTCCCAGGGGAGCTGGTTcctatcttcagcagtcattccTGCCACCTTCTTGCTGCGAAGCAACGCCTCTAACCTCTAACCTCTGCCCCGCCATGCTGCCCCATGAAGAGTCATGCAGGTATTTGAAAATGTTGTGACTTGACAACAAGGAAAAGTATAGGATAAATGATTAAAggcatagcattccttgaagaaatgcatattgcctgccgccAGAGTAGCtattttttacaacattgtgcgccatctcatgcaatattgcaatatctcattgatcttgcatgatctgttagccaatgtatatgttgtgaatgactgtcaacTACCTCACCATGTTTTAACTTAATTCACTGAGATATAGCAATTTTTGTAGGCTAAGGATGATTAGCTgtcgcagccatcttgaattaatcagttgtagctacACAGTAtgtgcagtgattactttctgagaggttcattaaaaccaggtcaACAGCTCATGAGATgctgtattttgctaacagacaaacagttttgactccaaaggttaaggccaaggttttaaataaagatgttgcAAAATGTATTGCACTCAAAATATatgttggagatgatgctcagctacaaccacaccaagtcttagctcaatatctgtaaaactggctgaggtaCAGTCACTTTTGgaagccatcttcaatcagGCTGAgctcaaaaggtaatcagttgcagatgtagaTCCAGTTTATTTCAACAGATAGTGTGCAGTCagtcagcactcagagtatacGTTGGAGATCACTCTCaaatactaccacaccagatatAACACAAGATCTGTGGAACTGAGtcattgccatttttgtgtttgcttaaattgctttgctgtgtcagccatcttgaactgggttaagtctaaaagttaatcaggtatAGAAGTTAACCCAATGATCACTTGCtaaaaggttcattaaaatccattcagtggttcttgtgttgttttgctaacaatatagacaaatgaacacacgaGCAAAACCATTATTGCTCTGGCCTTGCTTTCAGTGATGGGcgaaaataaaatgcaaaagtcTGGTAGCATCAGAAGGCAAGTCTATCAGGTAAGAGTATCGTTTGGTGCTGGATGACACCAAAGTTGCCCAGAAGCTTTATTCTAACTGTTTGAAAAAGAATTGCTATAAAGTCCTTCAAATTTCTTAAAAGTCAAGATTTACCGCCTGCTTTCCATAAATGGTTCCAAGCAGAAATCAGCACAGAGAGTggagcaaaaacaggaaacagtacAATCGTTTAGGTCATGTTGGGTGGAAAAACCTTGTTGAGGAATTTTACATCAGAGCTCCAGTGGAAACGTGAAAGATAGAAGGTGcttacagaaacaacaagaggaaaaaacatgACTGGAGCATTGTGTGCCTGTTTGAAGAGGAAATGCCAAAAGGATGTCAAAATACAGACAGACTGGTATCCAAACAGGTTTACAGTGAGGGGAAGAAAAATGTGTCAATATTTTTCTATCAATCTAAAGGTGCCCTCTGCCCCTCACTtcccctcctgctgctgctttctccagacatggcagcaaaaaaaagtcattatcaTTATCTGGCTTTCATATCTGCTGCTGAGGGCGACAGAAGAATGTGAGACTGCGtgatgacaaacaaacagaggagtCATGATTGCAGAATCATCCGAAATTCTTTAGGGATGAGGGGGAATGTCCtagctaaaacataaatgacATCATTCTACTTGAAACTCAGAGATTGTGACATCAAATACCAAAATGTGAGCCTTTTACAATGGGTTGCTAACTTTGTCTTTAATCACAAAATGATTCAGCTTATAATCATGATAGCTAGTCCATAAGCATACTATGTGACAGCCCATAATCACAACATCATCCAAGCCTATAACTACAATATGATTCACCCACTAACCACAATATAAATCAGACCCTAATCATAATATGGGTCTGGcattaattttcattttgatgCCATTTAATGAGATTTAATATGACATAATGAGATGAAATGTGATACAATGTAACAAAGCTAAGGAATGATTTTATGTCCATCACGGGGACTAATTTGTCCCTACCTGATGAAAAAGGATTGCTGGCAGTCGTGTTGTAATAAAGTTATGCATTGATAAGAACTGGCTCACATTCAACAACCAACACTGAAAACCTGCCAGTGTGTACGTTTAACAGTAATGTAGAACGCATATTTTGATGGGAGTGTTTCATGGCTACACTTGTGCTGTATCAGAAAGGTGAGAAGTTGTGTGGTGAGTGAAGACTGTGCAGGAGGGTGTACCTGAGCAGCAAGTGCTGGTTGAATGTGCGGCTGTGTCAGCACAGCCTGTTGCATATTTAGAATCAACTTTCTGTTAAAGACCAGGTAATATTACAACACTTGTGCAGTGACGCAGGTTCACACATTCCTCAGAGGTAAGTCAGTACACCATCATGAATGGGACGCTCCATCGCAGAGGACTGCCGGCATGGCCTCCCATGGGGgtcaaatctggaaaaaaataaacagcaggaagCAAACTTGGCAACAGTTGATAGAGGAAAAGCACAGGGCAGTGACTCACACCGAGcaagataaaaagaaagagacatATTTTTGCAAGAGTAGATAACAGTTTTTGATAGAGcttcattaaacaaacaaacctaaactttctgtctgtttgtggtAAGTGCTGCGGGTGTCTGTGTGCAGCAACTCTGTGATGCTAGAAGGAGCTGGAGACAGTAATGATGACACACAGAGCCAGGAATGTCAACggcagaaaaacaactgaatttacaaaaggaacagaaattaaagacccagcatttctgccagagttttggactaacATCGTctcatgttaagaaatgacCAACTTGAAGcagttctggtcaaaccttcaaaataacaaTATGTAGTTTGTTAgtactcaaagtatgtgttgttaatgactctcagctactaccacaccaagttttagcacaatatctgaaAGTTTGACTAtattatagccagttttgtgttaatgataatcagctgtggcggccatcttaatttagattgactccaacagaCAGTTGGTTGTtcatgttcatccaatgattactttctgaatgttttattcaaatccatccagctgTTCCTGAGAcgttctgctaacagacagagtaaGCTGCTGCCAaatgttttaggcaaagatgttgtgTTCTGAAAtatactcagctactaccacaccaggtttgatatctgtaaaatgaactgagatAGAGCCACTtttgtcagttggctgtggcagccatcttgaattggttgactataaaagttaatcacttgcaGATGtgtatccagtgattactttctgatcgTTTCAATACATTTTATGCAGTAATTCAACAGAtgctttgctgacagacagagatggcttccacagctgaTGACAGTGTTGAAAGTGATCAGCCTGCAGGTTGGAGGTCATTCTCAggtactgccacaccaaatttataaaactgactgagttg
The DNA window shown above is from Kryptolebias marmoratus isolate JLee-2015 linkage group LG5, ASM164957v2, whole genome shotgun sequence and carries:
- the edn2 gene encoding endothelin-2 gives rise to the protein MYKILSLFIICMVLQDGCGLPLSDHTKAPIQAPHPNHIRTKRCSCNSWDDKECIYFCHLDIIWVNTPSKLLPYGLGSAMSRRRRSAKRCKCHNPADKTCHGFCQKSSEDSRTDDSSPPVNSINRNKLLKSLRSVAQSNMLITSKRSSSRVKKLKNKTRR